The Haliaeetus albicilla chromosome 9, bHalAlb1.1, whole genome shotgun sequence genomic sequence GATTTTGTGGCCAAGTAACCTATTGTAAGGGTGGCTCTGAGCACACTTTCTGCTCATGCATTTGACAATGACTAGTGCTGTCCAGAACAGGGGaattcacacacacaaacaagaCCTCAGAGCTATGTTTTAGGATTATCCTGGAAAACTGTCAGGTAACACTCTGTGTTTGCTCATCCTATGTCTCTAAAGGAGCCAAATCATAATGGCACAGTGTAGGTGCCATCAGGTCTGCCccagacaaacaaaaagccagaaaatgtgCCTGTCTTGATGGacacagttatttttttcctttattagtATAAGAGGAGGTAACATACTTTCTGACAGAGagcaaaagggagagagaaaagcaacagcaaacatGATTAACTCAGGCAATATGTGAAAATGAGGAAGGAAACAACACAACACACCAACAGAAAAAGTCTCATCTTTCTACACATTTCCGTATTCTTAGTACTTTGCTCACGGCTTCTGTCGGCAGAGGAACAGCGGATGAACCAGAAATAGCCAAGACTCCTCTCTGAAACAGCTGCTGCCAGGTTTGCTCAGGTACTTCCACAATGGGAGCGTTCACGTGGTGTGATGGGGCACTCAGTCATCTGGCTTTCAGATGTCAGAGGCTGATAACCAGCAGTGTGCCTCTTACCTTGGTAATGTTATTTAAATCTatgctgagaaaggaaaaatggtgTATGCTTGGTAAGAAATACCAAAGTCGTTTCCCCAGAAGCACCTTGCTTTTGGGCCATAACTGTAAAATTTCTATTcaatgttaaaatacatttccatgTAAAGACAAAAGGTGCTCTACGCAATCTGCTGTTATACCTTGCTATTATATTATCTTAGGCCTCCATAATGAATATATACCAGTTTAACTTTTCATTAGACATTAGTTTGTAAACAACTTGAACTTCAGCAAAGATTTATATTTTCTATGAACTAGAAGAGAAATCGGTCAGTCTAGTTAATGCACCTTCTTGTTTTGGGTTTATTTGTGTAAACCTGCCAGTTGCTGTAAGgaacaagtaattttaaatacagaatgttACATgtgttctctcttcttttcacCCAAGTCTATTTCAAACAATGGGAGATTTTGCAAACAAGAGTACTGTCAGTAACTCCAGTGGAGTACCCTCCTCTGCACCGTGCCACCGAGACACCACAGTCACCCAGCTGGTCTTCCCAGTACTGTATACACTCGTCTTCCTTCTGGGACTTGTACTGAACAGCCTGGCTTTTTGGGCTTTCTTCCATATTCCAAGCACGTCAACTTTCATTGTCTACCTGAAAAACATCTTAGTTTCTGACTTCATAATGACCCTGATGCTTCCTCTGAAAATCCTGACGGACTCTGGCCTAGGACCATGGCAACTCAAAGCCTTTGTCTGTCGCTTCTCAGCCGTGGTATTTTATGACACCATGTATATTAGCATAGTGCTACTCGGTCTCATTGCTTTTGACAGATTTCTCAAGATTGTAAGACCTTTTGGGAAGTTCTGGGTACAAAATCTGACTGCAGCAAAGATCCTTGCGGGTCTAGTCTGGCTCTTCTTCTTTGTTCTGTCTCTGCCTAACATGATCTTATCGAACAAGAAAGCAACACCCCAATCCGTGAAGAAGTGTGCCTCGTTGAAGAATTACTTTGGACTCAAATGGCACGAAGCTGTCAATTATACCTGTCAGTTCATCTTCTGGACTGTTCTCATCCTCATGTTtctattttatataattattgCCAAAAAGGTATATGAGTCTTatataaaaacacagaagaaggacaaaaaaagcaaacaaaggaTCAAGGGGAAAGTATTCATCATTTTTACCGTGTTTTTCTTATGCTTTGCCCCCTTTCATTTTAGCAGGGTTCCCTATACTCTGAGTCAAACGACTACCCGAATGGACTGCCGTATGCAGAACCAGCTCTTTGTTGCGAAAGAAAGCACTCTGTGGCTGGCTGCCACAAACGTCTGCATGGACCCCCTGATATACATGTTCTTGTGCAAACCATTTGTAGAAAAGGTGTTATGCAGGAGAGtaaagacatttcagaaaacagttcaTACAAACCCAAAAACCGAACTGGACACACGGATGACTGCTACTGAATCTTGATTCTGCAGCTTCACGCTCTACAGTCTCTGCATATTCATAGAGAAgttagaaataatttgttttacttctgctgtaaaaaatgaaagtgtgGTTGTACTGCAATATTAATACTTAATAAAAACAGCACAATGGATTTCCTTATTTATGCTCACTGCTTAGCCTTAATAGGCAAAAAGCTGTCACTCAACTGCCAGCCCTGATCTAACACCTATCTTTCCCCTGAGCTGTGCTCTCTCATTGATACCACCATCACTAACCAAAGCTGTGGAAGCCCAGCCATGCCTTGGCTGTGCCTGTCCAAGCCACAGTACTGCTGCACTCACAACACAGAGATCTGTATTACCTCAGAGCCACTCATGCGACTTCACAGCCATAACCACATCGGTCCCAATAGGAAAAACAGCATCAATGATGCATAAAACTAACAATGATCAGTTTGTAGTCTTGTCTTGCTCTGCTGGCTCTGCAAAGCGAACAAGAACAGAGGTTTTCCTAATTTGGTCACTAAATCATGTCCACCTCACAGAATACAGACAACCAATAACCTATGAATTAAAGTACCTTCATATAACCTAAGACAATGTAGAGAGTAATTCTACctgctttaaacaaaaaaatcttacttgTTAAAACTTAAGCAGCTTACTGACTATGGCTGTTTCTAAGGACAATTTAGCTTTATTTGGGATTAAAACCCAGAGCTGTTGACTTTGTATGTCAGTAATTCTTACACTGGGTGTCAGCTCAGCTGGCACATcgcagggcagggaagaggatGAACCGTACTtgacagagggaagaaggacACGGTCCCTCCCCGTCCCTACCCACCTCTCTCACACATGTAATTACTTTCCAACCGCCTACACCGTTTCACCATCCTTCCTCTCCACTCCCAGCAGGGACTTTGGTGGAGGACGCAGTCAGCAACACTCCAGAGTCCCAACACTCCTTGTCCAGACCAGCAGACAACCCAGGACTGCTTCGCCTGCAAAGGGTACCCCAGAGCCGCACAGCATTCACCCCTACCCTACCACACGCCAGAGGGGAACACCCAGAAATGTCCCCCTTGGGACATTGCCCCTTGGGAATGTGGTCGGTGGCACATTCACCCTTCCCAGTCTCAATGACAGGCAAAGAGAAGGCAGCAAGCAACACCACCTAACCCTCCCCATCCAGAAAATCCCTCTCCACCTGGCTCACTGCACCACTCGCAGAGCTCTCCCTTAGCTATTCCACAGGGAAAGTCCAAACGAACTATGCCTAAAGAGAAACTGCTTTCTACTCCAAAATCCTGGAAATTATTTCACTATTTTAAGACACAAATAAGATACCAACCATTTATTGACTCCAAGTCCAcaaattatgttaaaaaaaccgTTAAGCTCACCTTAGCCTTCAGCAATGCTTCCTTGCTTCTCAAACAACACGTTCCAACTGCTACTTGTCCCCTGATATACCTGCCACCCCAGAGGACCACCTCTGCATCACACGCTGCTCAGGTGACGCAGCATTGCAGAAGGGACCTCAGGCAAAGCACCACAACTTGCGCTCTCCCAGCAGCCCTACTACCTGTTGTAAactcccaccaccccccctgCTCCGTACCGGGACACTCATCTCCTGCTGCTTTGTGACACTGCGGAGCTGAAGCGTGAGAGTCCCCAGCACCTCACTGAGAAAACAGTCACGTCCCTTAGTAACAAACTTCACCTCTTCTCAAGCTCTCCTGCTAGCTTTATGCCTTCTCACACATGCCAGACGCTTTGATCGCCACTTGATTgctatttttagaaattaaatatttacagcaGCCTAATACAATCACGCAGGTTTCTCCCCACagcctcatttttttcaaagctgtttttaGATTACTGTGCATTAATTACATCTGCCTTTGGGATTCCCCAGCCTTTGCCACACAGGTAGATGTATGTCTTATTTAGCAATTTCTACTCACTATATCTTCTCCACTAGGCATGTTACATACTTTCCATAAGTGTAACACCCTTTTACAACTGGAAACTGAACTAATCCCCAATCAGCTACCAGTTGGTTCCAAACTTCCCTATAAATCAACATTATCTCAAACCGTGTCTTCCCCTCAGGATTAAATGCTGTTCAGGAATTAATTCCTCTCTCCCCACACACATATACTGTTTAACAGGATTAATTTAGCTACTTTAGTAGGagtaaatatattaaattctTAGCTGCTAAAATAGTCACCACTTTAGCAACTGCTTAAAGAATTGTACGAGtctgaaaatgtttctctaAGCCTGTTGACATAGCACAGCAATTAATGTAGTGACTAGAGCTAACATTAGGAAAAGACGGTTTGTAAATCAGCTGTGATCTTCCACCAGGCAGGTGCCCATGGAAATGTGTGTTCCTGAACTTTGGGTATATTAGGGAAGAAATCAGCATGAAACTTTGCAGCTCAATCCTCCCTCTTACAAATGAATCACACCAGCATAACTAACATGGAGGTCCCCAGGACTCTCAGCACAGACTTACATTCAGCTCTGGATTTAAAAGTGGAACTCTGGCCCATTTTTGTGGTTATTACAGAGAAAGACAGTAACATAAAATGAGCAATATGGCAGTGATAAACTGCAAAAatgctgaagaacagaaaatttatTCCACCGTggaagtttgggggttttattttctcatttctacTGCTGGTACTACAAGGCTCATTTAACACTGTGCACACACATACTGGCAGTACACACAGTTAAGTACTAAGAGGAGCCTGCATGTAAGGGTGGGTGTAACCACAAAACGGGCTGAGTTGCTCCTTAAATAAGGGGTGTGCCAAAGGTTTCAGAGGAGTCTtaatcatttgtttttcagctgctgcttcttagGTAGGTAAAAGGGAGCCAGAGTTGCCAAACTCCGTAGCAGAGAAATGCAAGGTGACTGCACGGATGGGACATCTGGTTGATCCACTCTGAAAAGTCCCCTAAATTCTAACATTTGggattttgtactttttttttgcaagtttttaGATCCCTGCCTCCAGGTGGAAGTAAGAATCATAACAGTTAAAATGCCTCAGAGTTTAAGTCTCTGCTTTTtaagactcagaaaaataaccaaagtaatattttgtattttacacCTAGCCAAAATGGAGACAGGTTTAGAGAACAGACTTGTGTCAGAGATGAGGAAGCCATCAGCCTAGACCACAGGTAGAGAGGACCAGCAGTATGCCATAGCAAGCTGCTCTTCTGGGCTCTCCAGATTTCTTTAGTGCAGTCAAGGAATTCATGTAATTCAGTAAAGTTTATCAGCGTATTAAATACAACAGTCACCATTTTTCCAAATCTCATTTTTCTCCCAACTTAACTTGAAAAGGCTGGTACTGACACTCAGGAGCTGCTGAGAGAAACCTTTCCTAGATTCAGCAGTTGTACAAGACAGAGTAAACGCATGTAACATTTCCACCTTACATGTGCTTACTCCAGTCAATCACCACCatgaggcagcagcagggcttttcctttctgcatccAAATGTTCATTTGCTTGGCTTGTCTACACTCCAGACTAGAAGCAACAGACAACCTAGAAACTGGAAAACTGGCACCAGGCCTTaaacttgttcagacaaatGAACCTTATTCCAGGCTCCTATGGCTGAGGATTCACACAAAAACTATTGACACTTATTCTAAACATTTTTACAGGTTGCTGGGTTCCCAAAGGGGAACTATAGAGCACTACTAGGCAGTCAAATTTTGTAGGAAATCAATCTTATTTCGGTACACAAAGGTTTACatatatttctttgtattttttatcttacttgtgcttcagaaaaaggaaatatattaTACCTTTGCCTAATACACACACCATCTGGCCTTCCAGATTTTGTGTTGGACTGCCTCTCCTCAGAGGGACAGCAAGTTAATTCCTGAATGCCTAAAGGCAAATTCTGCACTTCATACGTACCCCGACTCTCTGGCACAGCAATACACATCCTTCCATCACGGCTCCTACAACTCTGAGTACTGAGAAAACTTTCATAATATAAAGCAGTACTTCAATTAattagaaatgcaaaacaaCAATTTGCATCATGAACAAGAACTGGGAAGCCATGTCAAGCAACCAAGATTTTACCCATACGACAATACACAAACGCACAGAGCCAGGAGGTCGCATGGGAAAACTAAAGGCACTAGAATAGACCTAAGTCTATAGACAGGATCAGCCAGCCAAGGTGTGTAACTTCAGATTACCTATCAACATAATGTGAGTAACTCAaggatagaggaaaaaaagaaatgagtttttaaaaagtcagttcTTAACTAAGTGACAGCCATCAAAACAGCGACTGAAGTAAATCACCTAAGGAAAGGGGAAGTGTCAAACTCTTCGAAGACTTTTCCACTAACAAAAGCACCTCCATCTTCTACATCTGAAGGTATAACGCTGGAGGAATCCTCCCAGTGTTGCAAGCTCTGATCCTGCTACCACTTTCtatgtttgaaaaaaagaaaaatccagtcTCATATATTATCCAGGTGGctaatctgcttttaaaataacccTGTAGTTCATATTGCTAAATATGATAGTAAAGCAGTTTTAGAATGAAGCAACACAATAATTGTTGTAATAAAGTTGTTCAGGCTCTTATGAAATCTGAGAATTGCTCTCTAATCACCAGAATACAAAAAGGGACATCCAACCTTTAAATAATGTGAACAATAGTAAAGTTACAGGTtagctttcagcttttctttacaTCAGAGCTTCACATTTCTTTTGCGCTGTTTTTACGACAAGCTCCATagcatttccttttcatgtGCCAGCTAGTCCTGACTTGCTccagcctgagaacagccaGACAACACGTCTGAATTAAAAGTCTGCTAGGGGATGCTATGACAGTGGTTTCTAACCCATTAAGTTTTACCAATACACCAAATTacagagattttaaagaaaagttaacGTGCCATTGCACCACATtcaaaaaataagcaaaaaaaacccaaaccaaacttTCTCATGTAGCTTTTAtgaatctatttattttttaaccacTGTTAACACATTTTTTTGACCACTGTTAACTCCATTCACAGAGTACCAACTATTAAACGCTTGGGTCTctgtaagaaattaaattatattttttaaacatttcagttttcacttctaatttcttcccttcttccccatgACACGTCCTGCAGCACTCTTTCTTAGACCCCAGCCTAAGACAATACCAGCATTAGAAGTGCCTGAAGAACAGCAGGAATCAAACCATAATGCACTGTCATGCCATGTCTTGACTGAAGCCTGCAGGACTGAGACCAGAGGAGCAGACACATCTGCCAGCACCACTCCAGGGTTGGAACCAGGCCCCTCGCAAAGGACACAGTACAGCACCCAGCTTGGGAGTGCGTGGTCTTGTGCAAAACAAAAGTCAAACGCGTAACTTTCAGATTTAAGTTGTTAAAACTGCTGTTTATGATCTATCTGCAAATCTGCTCCCAGCCCTCAGCCACAGTACTCAGACTTCCAGGTTCCCAAGTTGCTGGTCCCAGGGGTCTGCTGTTCCTCTGAACAGAGACTGGAACTTATCACCCCCCCCAGCTGAGGGGCATGCTATCAGGCAGTCTGTGCACAGAAACACTGGAAGCAAGACCAACGCAGCGTGAACGCTTTGTTCAGTGCCCAAGCTGTGAGGTCTCTGCTCCTCTAAGGACATCTGACACTGAGATTTTGGGCTGTCCACACGTCCCAGACAGAAAATCACTGCTGGTAATACCTGTGGGAAAAGACCAAGAAGTCGTCACCCTGTCAGAGCTTAAACTCACAGAGCTCTAACACAAGCACCGAGAAGTCTAAGTTGCAACAAAGCCAAAGAATAGACCCTTCAGACAATGGTTGTTTTATCAGTGACAACTGGAGAGGAGACCACAGTGGTGAAAAAGTGATGCTAAGGTAAGATGCAAAGCTGAGTATAAACAGGTCTGACTCCAGCATCAAACATCTGGTATTGGAGAATAGATCTGAGAAATCCCCAAAAgggcaaagaaacaaagagattTAAATTAAATCCCCCAAATTCTCAAAAGGAGGGAGATGAAGCTAACCCCAAAATCAGCACAGAATATGCACAGCACCCTGTCTTCAGGTAAACCAGATCATGCTGAAAGTCAACCAAAGAGCTCACAGTACAAGGCCCATCCAAAGAGCAATGAACAAAGGCAGATATTCTCATAGCTCTGGAGCCTCCCAGCTACCACACAGCCACAGGAGAAAGGGCAAGACAAACAGTCTTGTACACTCCCCAGAGGAAGAATGAGGTCCCCTACTTAACAGAGAGCAAAGACAGTGATTTACAGAGATAGGAGAGAAACACCTTAAAAGAGATTTAATGCTGAGAAATCAAGCTGTTTGCATGGCTATGCAGTGAGCTGCACCGTTCCTGAGCTGCACTAACTGTTGATAGCATTTACCACCGGATCCCAGGGTGGTTCTCACTGCCCTCTCCACGGCATAACTTCTCAGCTCGAAGGAGCAGCCTACAAGACCATCAGTCAGGCACGTACTCCTCTCTTACACAGGCTCCACTCGGAACACAGAACTAGATCACCACAAGTAAGGTTAGGGTGGAAAATGACTGAAAGCCACGGAGGAAGTGaaccaaagaaaggaaaaacagaatgcACCATTAGTCTAGAAACAGGacaagcagttgggaggggaaCAAAACACAAGCAGCTGCTAAACACTGGAGCACACAGGACAGCTGAAAGAAGGTGAAATGGTAGCTGGCACATGCTGTCCTACGTAGCCATGTACAAGGTCTGAGAGAGGCAGAGACTTCGTCAAGTCTCCTGTCCTTAACTGCAGAAAAAGCCTCCATCCTCAGGTGATGCGATGTGTGCACTCCAGCATGTGCATGCAACAGGAACCATCACTTAATGTCAGAATATCCAGTTTGAGATCACTTTGGCAGCTTGTTGTAATAAAGCTGAAAACATACGACAGAAGTGTAACACTTGTTCCTGCTGGCTTCATTGGCATTATCTGTTTTGCCTTGCAAAACCTGGTCTTCAAAGATGAGCCGAGTCAGAAGTCTCCTACAATCAGGGACTGTACCTGATTCAAGGGAGAGGTCCTGAGGCAAGTGGGAATTTTACAGTCTGCCCACTAGCAGAAATGTGGAAAGTAGCACAGGGCCCCCCCTGGACACAGAGCCAGAGGAAGCTGTTCACCACTATGGGGAGGCAGCTGGTAAGTCCTGGTCCTGCTCTGCCTCCTCACAGGGTTCCATGCAGCTGTCAAGGGCACCTATGCAAAAGGCTGTCCAGTCTCAGAAGGGGGGGGCTGGGGATTCAGTCCCTCagatttgaggaaaaaagaaaaaaatgcatacggAGAAGTCCAGGCAAAACAGACAGAGCAGTCTGAGAAAAGTGACTTGGCAGCCATTGCTCTCGTAGCactaagattatttttctttttctcctgaagaTTTAATGAGGGAgatatatatttgcttttttttgttaagaagGTGGCAGAAATGGGAAATTAACCACTTCATCATCTATGGACACGAAGCAAAATTTTGTCCTGATATAACTACTCCCACGATTATTCCAATGCTCTTAAGGCACTAAATTGTCTTGCTCTAAATGTGTGTACACCCAGGACCACTGACAGCAGGACTGCAAGAGTCAGTGGGCTCACAGTCAGAGTCTTAAAGAACATCATAACAGTAAAAAGTATGCAGTAAACAGTCTAGTCATTTTAGCTGAAATATTTAGTTACAGACttaacattttgctttcatcCTACAGGCTATTTAGAAGAGAGGATCTGTTCAAAGCACAACATTAAAGATGTCTAAATACAGTCAAATTAATAATTGACAAGATAATCTCAATTAGCAGATAGTTGCATCTATCCAGCACAAGGTTCTTCAGTATCACACTAAATTCACATTCACCCTGAAGACAAAACCATATTATCCGAAAGGCACAGGCATGGTTGCACAGGTTGCTGTAAAACACGACTTCAGACTGTTTGCAACGTCTCCCTGCACGAAGGCTGCTGCCTTTAACAGGCACTAACCCACCTCTCAGGTGAATCACTGTCTGCGTCCTGGGCGCCTGAGCTGCTCCGGAGCCAGGAAGTGAGCGGGAGCGCACCGCTCACCTACCCTGGCATGTGAGTCATTCCCAGGAATGAGAAAGCCAGTTGCTCCAGTTGCTCCTGGCCAGGGGAATTTTGACTCTCTGATCAGGTATCGCAAAAAAAGCCATCGGAAGCAAAAAAGCTTACTTCCAGATATGGTTTATTTAACTACCTTATCGCAAGAAATACTCTCATGCCTACTGTAGTTTCAAGATGCGTTTTGGAGGAGTCTAAGGCACTTTCGAGATGCAGCTCAGAGACAAGCGGAAGGCGACCATGGTGACAGGTAAGTGATCTTTGACCATCTGAAAGGCGTTTGATAAGTCGTTCTGTGAATCTTCTTGCTCTTAATCACCCTCAAGTGAAAAGAAGACAGGAATTAAGATGCAGTTGCTGAAAACCAGACTTGGAACCATAAACTGAGTATCAGATCAATTAAAAGTGTGAAAAGTTCTCAAAACAGCGCGACTTTACTAACCTTTTATTCATTCATTAAATGTTACTCGTTATCTTTTTGCCAATAGcaaaaaaatggttttctaCTAATGATTCCTTCTAAGACATGAATCGAAGTGCAGGAGGGTTCATGGTTTCAATAACTTACTTCCTGGCAGAGCTTAATTCATATAAAGTAAGATTCAGTAACTATAACATCTGAGTTTGATATAAAAGGTTTGTACTGTATTCCTTTTCACCTCTTTCATAAAGGCAAGCATACTTGAATTCTCTTAATTATATTATACAGAATAAAGGTTCTCTTCCTTCATACTTCACTCAGATCATGTTAAAACTTGTCAGGTTCACTGGAAAAACCACATAGCTCCGAACAAGCAACTTACAAGCTATATGTCTGATTAGTCTCAAAGCAACTTACAAGCTATATGTCTGATTAGTCTCAAAGTTTGGGAAATATATAAGGCACTTTCAAAAACCTATCTCATTTAATGAGTATTTTAGATTGAAAAGGTTATTCTTAGTTACAAAGAACTGAAAGTAGCAGTGCAATTAAAGTTTTCCTACGTTAAAAAATGACTTGCCGTTTGTGCATTATAGAGACTGTAGACATCTGCTTTCTCATTATATATGCTTGGTCTGGAAACTCTGGTGGTGTTTCAcagttttttccatcttttcaaAGAAGATTCTGcaatcttcttttaaaaagggaaaccaggaaACTCAGGCAAGCATTCAGCTGATGTCACTGATTCACTCCCAGAAGTACAGGCCCCGGATCACATGAAAGCAACCAGCATTTCTCTGGTTACGAGCTTGCTCCGGCGGACACCTTACCCTTTGGGTAGGCAGCTGGCTCTCCCGCACAAGCCagaccttctcctccctccccactc encodes the following:
- the P2RY13 gene encoding P2Y purinoceptor 13, producing the protein MGDFANKSTVSNSSGVPSSAPCHRDTTVTQLVFPVLYTLVFLLGLVLNSLAFWAFFHIPSTSTFIVYLKNILVSDFIMTLMLPLKILTDSGLGPWQLKAFVCRFSAVVFYDTMYISIVLLGLIAFDRFLKIVRPFGKFWVQNLTAAKILAGLVWLFFFVLSLPNMILSNKKATPQSVKKCASLKNYFGLKWHEAVNYTCQFIFWTVLILMFLFYIIIAKKVYESYIKTQKKDKKSKQRIKGKVFIIFTVFFLCFAPFHFSRVPYTLSQTTTRMDCRMQNQLFVAKESTLWLAATNVCMDPLIYMFLCKPFVEKVLCRRVKTFQKTVHTNPKTELDTRMTATES